The Streptomyces sp. NBC_01142 genome has a window encoding:
- a CDS encoding PQQ-binding-like beta-propeller repeat protein, whose protein sequence is MNAQGHARRQGRHVSRRAVLGAGVVGAGAFVAWKVFGGEEEAIPAPPERQATWTYAMDGAATGVTWLSISGTSLYVTSDGPLYVHAVNAGSGRERWVAEVTGGKQGEAALGPVTVAEGTVYVAARGGHVNAFADDDGSRRWASEPLGGGYPAAPVVIGSTVCVLMKTEKSADEAGGTRTLIEGVLCGLATDTGRVTWRAEGNRVLLGDRSHGQLIAESRGGEGLVALDADSGDERWSLPKQDSVVLGTKLLYATGAGKANELAAYDLSTGERRWKSPAPPKESAEGIGAQITLSADGRTVYACESGTGAVYSYDAATGDRRWRATVDSTMAPEAAPGGSAVFLATSDSCRAAQSIDSGFQNPFADGAKKADGYVTARAASDGKQLWRTKSNSCTSAPALAEGQSVLVAHTSELWAYDARTGAARWRVKGEPGADRVPLVAGNRLYVLTDAGVDAVPA, encoded by the coding sequence GTGAACGCACAGGGTCACGCCAGACGACAGGGACGGCACGTCAGCCGCCGGGCAGTGCTCGGGGCCGGGGTCGTAGGCGCCGGGGCCTTTGTGGCCTGGAAGGTCTTCGGCGGGGAGGAGGAGGCCATTCCGGCGCCGCCCGAGCGACAGGCGACCTGGACGTACGCGATGGACGGGGCCGCCACCGGGGTGACTTGGCTGAGTATTTCGGGCACCTCTCTCTACGTCACCTCCGACGGCCCGCTGTACGTGCACGCGGTGAACGCCGGAAGCGGACGCGAGCGGTGGGTGGCCGAAGTGACCGGCGGCAAGCAGGGGGAGGCGGCGCTCGGGCCGGTCACGGTCGCCGAAGGGACCGTCTATGTCGCGGCCAGGGGCGGACACGTCAACGCCTTCGCGGACGACGACGGTAGCCGGCGCTGGGCGAGTGAGCCGCTGGGCGGCGGTTATCCGGCGGCGCCCGTGGTGATCGGCTCCACGGTGTGCGTGCTGATGAAGACGGAGAAGTCGGCGGACGAGGCCGGTGGCACCCGCACCCTGATCGAGGGCGTGCTGTGCGGTCTTGCCACGGACACGGGGCGCGTCACGTGGCGGGCCGAGGGGAACCGGGTGCTGCTCGGGGACCGCTCCCACGGACAGCTGATCGCGGAGTCCCGGGGCGGCGAAGGGCTCGTCGCACTCGACGCGGATTCGGGGGACGAGCGCTGGTCGCTGCCGAAGCAGGACAGCGTGGTGCTGGGGACGAAGCTGCTGTACGCGACCGGGGCGGGGAAGGCGAACGAACTGGCCGCGTACGACCTTTCCACCGGGGAGCGGCGCTGGAAGTCACCCGCGCCACCGAAGGAGTCGGCGGAGGGCATCGGCGCGCAGATCACCCTCTCCGCCGACGGGCGTACGGTCTACGCCTGCGAGAGCGGGACCGGAGCCGTGTACTCCTACGACGCCGCGACGGGCGACAGGCGCTGGCGCGCCACGGTCGATTCAACGATGGCTCCCGAAGCGGCGCCGGGCGGGTCCGCAGTCTTTCTGGCTACCAGTGACAGCTGCCGGGCCGCGCAATCCATAGACTCCGGCTTCCAGAACCCCTTCGCCGACGGAGCGAAGAAGGCCGACGGCTATGTCACCGCAAGAGCCGCCTCCGACGGGAAGCAGCTGTGGCGTACAAAATCCAACAGCTGCACCTCCGCACCGGCGTTGGCCGAGGGGCAGTCCGTACTGGTGGCCCACACCTCGGAGTTGTGGGCCTATGACGCCCGTACGGGAGCGGCGCGCTGGCGAGTGAAAGGCGAACCGGGTGCGGATCGAGTCCCCCTGGTCGCCGGCAACAGGTTGTACGTGCTCACGGACGCGGGGGTCGACGCGGTGCCGGCGTGA
- a CDS encoding LysR family transcriptional regulator, with protein sequence MELRDIEIFLALAEELHFGRSAERLHVTQARVSQSIAKQERRIGGALFRRTSRRVELTSIGARLYAELKPAYQQILDGTRSAAAEAARGIHGTLKIGTMGALAQILTAANARFRGHHPGAELDFVEVQPTTPFAGLRSGEVDLALLWLPVRESDLTVGPVLSERPLVCLVGSEHPLAKRDSVCMEDFGDYEVPSSQHPIPAYWEEALIPFHTPSGRPIRRGAKVATWQETLNAVSAGRVVQAIQAEAADYYPWPGVKYLPIDDAPIGRWALVWRTNAESPLVRAYVESVEGHV encoded by the coding sequence ATGGAGCTGCGAGACATCGAGATCTTCTTAGCCCTGGCTGAGGAGTTGCATTTCGGGCGGTCCGCCGAGCGCCTTCATGTGACCCAGGCCCGGGTGAGTCAGTCGATCGCCAAGCAGGAGCGGCGAATCGGCGGCGCGCTGTTTCGACGCACCAGCCGCCGGGTGGAGTTGACCTCGATCGGAGCGCGCCTGTACGCGGAACTCAAACCCGCCTACCAGCAGATCCTGGACGGCACCCGATCCGCGGCGGCCGAGGCGGCACGCGGCATTCACGGCACACTCAAGATCGGCACGATGGGGGCGCTGGCCCAGATCCTCACCGCCGCCAACGCCCGTTTCCGCGGCCACCATCCCGGCGCGGAACTCGACTTCGTCGAGGTCCAGCCCACGACGCCCTTCGCCGGGCTGCGCTCCGGTGAGGTCGACCTGGCCCTGCTCTGGCTCCCCGTCCGCGAAAGCGACCTCACCGTGGGCCCGGTCCTGAGTGAGCGCCCTCTGGTCTGCCTCGTCGGATCCGAGCATCCGTTGGCGAAGCGGGACTCGGTATGCATGGAAGATTTCGGCGACTACGAGGTCCCCTCGTCCCAGCATCCTATTCCGGCGTACTGGGAAGAGGCGCTGATTCCCTTCCATACGCCCAGCGGACGCCCCATCAGACGAGGCGCCAAGGTCGCCACCTGGCAGGAGACACTGAACGCCGTCAGTGCCGGACGAGTAGTCCAAGCGATCCAGGCCGAGGCTGCCGACTACTACCCGTGGCCCGGTGTCAAGTATCTCCCCATCGACGACGCGCCGATAGGCCGCTGGGCCCTTGTCTGGCGCACCAACGCCGAGAGCCCTCTCGTGCGCGCCTACGTCGAATCCGTGGAGGGCCACGTGTAG
- a CDS encoding proteinase inhibitor I36 SMPI: MNFIRKTALALSAVALTTAGLAATATPAAAVGGCASGKLCLYEDRFYVDMDLSSSSTKACFPLGHYGESGFYEGIGSYVNNLSVPVEVYYYNRSSDNPYTHEATIRPGGFSSDTSAVIRFGWRGAVCTGGLNPNTVL; encoded by the coding sequence GTGAACTTCATACGGAAAACGGCACTCGCTCTGTCGGCCGTCGCGCTGACAACCGCCGGCCTGGCAGCCACCGCGACCCCGGCCGCAGCAGTGGGCGGCTGCGCATCGGGCAAGCTCTGCCTCTACGAGGACCGGTTCTACGTCGACATGGACTTGTCGTCGTCCAGCACCAAGGCGTGCTTCCCTCTCGGCCACTACGGAGAATCCGGCTTCTACGAGGGGATCGGCTCCTACGTGAACAACCTCTCCGTACCCGTCGAGGTCTACTACTACAACAGGTCCTCGGACAATCCGTACACCCACGAGGCCACGATCCGTCCCGGGGGTTTCAGCAGCGACACCTCAGCGGTGATCCGCTTCGGATGGCGTGGCGCGGTGTGCACCGGCGGCCTTAACCCGAACACCGTGCTCTAG
- a CDS encoding TetR/AcrR family transcriptional regulator, translated as MAAKKVGKQAGVKASFALLWGEQELPSRGPKPSLSAGRIAEAAIGIADREGLDAVSLARVAKEFGVTAMALYRYVPGKTELLDLMVDLAIGLPAPVADVPGGWRPQLTEWARQCLAMYRRHPWVLTATGMRRQIMGPHQLGWLDSALAALAGTGLPATQRHDTFLLLVGHVRNIAQQHVDHDEAANEEWAHLTAEVLQRHEERFPALTEAIAAGAFAPQGGNPLDFGLERILDGVAALIPS; from the coding sequence GTGGCCGCGAAGAAGGTCGGGAAGCAGGCTGGCGTGAAGGCGAGCTTTGCGCTGCTCTGGGGCGAGCAGGAGCTGCCGAGCAGGGGCCCGAAGCCCTCGCTCAGCGCGGGCCGGATCGCGGAGGCGGCTATTGGGATCGCCGACAGGGAGGGTTTGGACGCGGTCTCGCTGGCGCGGGTCGCCAAGGAATTCGGCGTCACCGCGATGGCGCTCTACCGGTACGTTCCGGGCAAGACGGAACTCCTCGACCTGATGGTCGACCTCGCGATCGGCCTCCCGGCCCCGGTCGCCGACGTCCCCGGCGGCTGGCGCCCGCAGCTGACCGAGTGGGCCCGGCAGTGCCTGGCGATGTACCGCCGCCACCCATGGGTCCTGACGGCGACGGGCATGCGCCGTCAGATCATGGGCCCACATCAACTCGGCTGGCTCGACTCAGCCTTGGCCGCACTGGCCGGAACGGGGCTGCCGGCCACCCAGCGGCATGACACGTTCCTGCTGCTAGTAGGCCATGTTCGCAATATCGCCCAGCAGCACGTCGACCACGACGAGGCGGCGAATGAAGAGTGGGCGCACCTGACGGCCGAGGTCTTGCAGCGGCACGAGGAGCGCTTCCCCGCCCTGACGGAGGCGATCGCGGCGGGCGCGTTCGCTCCGCAAGGTGGGAACCCGCTGGACTTCGGCCTGGAGCGGATCCTCGATGGGGTGGCAGCCCTGATCCCCTCGTGA
- a CDS encoding alpha/beta fold hydrolase, whose translation MIATIAATTAAALLAAPAAGVLGHRALKRSRNASLMKIDTPNGIDEQSFVRIGGIDQWISIRGEDLANPVVLELHGGPGASTGIFGPRTRSWEKHFTIVRWDMRGALKTLGRSGPKAQGEMTFDQIYADAIEVTDHIRTRLAVDKVVLLGQSYGSAFGLRLAREFPERYSAYVGTDQNIHDAGRDGSVHQALLTRLRRAGKRKELAAVEALHPDEQQWTARERAMHAKLLATSDPLTLDTMKKVVMGSLWVSPLHSLRELGLFVKGMTLSEQITHATAGSDDWADGTKFELPFFIVQGEKDVLTSPELARRFFDDVQAPVKGFALIEDCSHFAAFRQPERFLELLLAHVRPVVVSASAAATGV comes from the coding sequence ATGATCGCCACCATCGCCGCCACGACCGCAGCCGCCCTCCTCGCCGCACCTGCGGCCGGTGTCCTCGGCCACCGCGCCCTCAAGCGATCCCGCAACGCCTCCCTGATGAAGATCGACACCCCGAACGGCATCGACGAGCAGAGCTTCGTCCGCATCGGCGGCATCGACCAGTGGATCTCGATCCGCGGCGAGGATCTGGCCAACCCGGTCGTCCTGGAACTGCACGGCGGCCCCGGAGCCTCGACCGGGATCTTCGGGCCGCGCACCCGATCCTGGGAGAAGCACTTCACGATCGTCCGCTGGGACATGCGCGGTGCCCTCAAGACCCTCGGCCGCAGCGGTCCGAAAGCGCAGGGCGAGATGACCTTCGACCAGATCTACGCGGATGCGATCGAGGTCACCGACCACATACGCACCCGCCTGGCCGTCGACAAGGTCGTCCTGCTCGGCCAGTCCTACGGAAGCGCCTTCGGCCTGCGGCTCGCCCGCGAGTTCCCCGAGCGCTACTCCGCATATGTCGGTACCGACCAGAACATCCACGACGCCGGCCGCGACGGCTCCGTGCACCAGGCCCTGCTCACCCGCCTGCGTAGGGCCGGAAAGCGCAAGGAACTGGCGGCAGTCGAGGCGCTCCACCCCGATGAGCAGCAGTGGACAGCCCGCGAACGCGCGATGCACGCCAAGCTGCTGGCCACCAGCGACCCGCTGACCCTGGACACGATGAAAAAGGTCGTCATGGGGTCCCTGTGGGTCTCGCCGCTGCACTCGCTGCGCGAACTGGGGCTTTTCGTCAAGGGCATGACCCTCTCGGAGCAGATCACTCACGCCACCGCCGGGTCCGACGACTGGGCGGACGGGACGAAGTTCGAACTCCCCTTCTTCATCGTTCAGGGCGAGAAGGACGTGCTTACGTCGCCGGAGCTCGCCCGCCGCTTCTTTGATGACGTCCAGGCGCCGGTCAAGGGCTTCGCGCTGATCGAGGACTGCAGCCACTTCGCGGCGTTCCGACAGCCGGAGCGGTTCCTGGAACTTCTGCTGGCCCATGTGCGTCCGGTGGTCGTCAGCGCGTCGGCTGCTGCAACAGGCGTCTGA
- a CDS encoding OmpA family protein, translating into MRPATTVRTAAARLAACALTAVCLTTFPGLYNAPAARAAPSPSASPEPPPVPVDPHAEVLELEKGAELAPPVVVDILSVSGDLSGDSGREESNEDIKLTLQSEVLFAKDSAELSGSADTRIAEVAEEIRENGPQKVTVRGFTDNLGAYAHGKTLSTKRAEAVHNALAAKLGASGIAYEVVGKSEDDPIADNSTEEGRKKNRRVEISFGRGTAT; encoded by the coding sequence GTGAGGCCGGCGACGACGGTACGCACCGCTGCCGCCCGGCTCGCGGCCTGCGCACTCACCGCCGTATGCCTGACGACTTTCCCCGGTCTGTACAACGCCCCTGCGGCCCGTGCCGCCCCCTCGCCCAGCGCCTCGCCCGAGCCGCCGCCCGTTCCGGTCGATCCGCACGCCGAGGTCCTGGAGCTGGAGAAGGGCGCGGAGCTGGCCCCTCCGGTGGTGGTCGACATCCTCTCGGTCTCCGGAGACCTGTCCGGTGACTCGGGGCGCGAGGAATCGAACGAAGACATCAAGCTGACCCTCCAGTCCGAGGTCCTCTTCGCCAAGGACAGCGCGGAGCTGAGCGGCAGCGCCGACACCCGGATCGCCGAGGTCGCCGAGGAGATCAGGGAGAACGGCCCGCAGAAGGTCACGGTCCGCGGGTTCACCGACAACCTGGGGGCGTACGCCCACGGCAAGACCCTCTCCACGAAGCGCGCCGAGGCCGTACACAACGCGCTCGCCGCGAAGTTGGGTGCATCCGGGATCGCCTACGAGGTGGTCGGCAAGAGCGAGGATGACCCCATCGCGGACAACTCCACCGAGGAGGGTCGGAAGAAGAACCGACGGGTGGAGATCTCGTTCGGGCGGGGGACGGCGACGTAG
- a CDS encoding HNH endonuclease signature motif containing protein, with protein sequence MDDFLASAVDVDHVKPLALGGTDTDGNVQVLCRGCHKLKTSTEFGAAVAPH encoded by the coding sequence ATGGACGACTTCCTCGCGTCCGCTGTGGATGTGGACCACGTGAAGCCCCTCGCCCTCGGCGGGACGGACACAGACGGCAATGTTCAAGTGCTGTGCCGGGGCTGCCACAAGCTCAAGACGAGTACCGAATTCGGGGCCGCTGTTGCCCCGCACTGA
- a CDS encoding conjugal transfer protein, which yields MPSGKQASEGEAPAAMAAGVALEAMRRRVRLSRLAVLTAIAAGPIALGVAITSTPTVVEAATPTKPTAVRTAGVTADPAGYAQLFVSAWLRSSADDARSAQARLAQSMAPDVELPDPAAGAQSKPESVTAVRSAQREGGTWSVTVAAQYADGSVRYYAVLVAVDRSGGSFTVTGAPGVVAGPARAEAPTSSYGVSVPEGDLSSAVGEFLSAYLTGAGEVSRYLAPGVKVSAVSPAPYTTVTVQQVLAVDEAAAAEQVPADGTEVRTLAQVEARDEDGRWPLGYELVFKARSGRWEVAALESGTVQDGGAR from the coding sequence ATGCCTTCTGGCAAGCAGGCCTCGGAGGGCGAGGCCCCCGCTGCGATGGCTGCGGGTGTCGCGCTGGAAGCGATGCGGCGCCGCGTACGCCTTTCGCGTCTGGCGGTCCTGACCGCCATCGCGGCCGGCCCGATCGCCCTGGGCGTCGCCATCACCTCCACCCCGACCGTCGTCGAGGCGGCCACCCCGACCAAGCCCACCGCCGTGCGCACCGCGGGAGTCACCGCCGACCCGGCCGGCTATGCGCAGCTGTTCGTCAGCGCGTGGCTGCGCAGCAGCGCGGATGACGCCAGGAGTGCGCAGGCCCGGCTTGCACAGTCGATGGCGCCGGACGTCGAGCTGCCCGACCCGGCCGCGGGTGCGCAGTCGAAGCCGGAGTCCGTGACGGCGGTGCGCAGTGCGCAGCGCGAGGGCGGCACGTGGTCGGTGACGGTGGCTGCGCAGTACGCCGACGGATCGGTGCGCTACTACGCCGTGCTGGTGGCCGTGGACCGCTCGGGCGGCTCGTTCACGGTGACCGGTGCGCCCGGCGTGGTGGCCGGACCGGCACGGGCTGAGGCGCCGACGTCGTCGTACGGCGTGAGCGTCCCGGAGGGTGATCTGTCCTCCGCGGTCGGGGAGTTCCTTTCCGCGTACCTCACCGGTGCCGGGGAGGTGAGCCGCTACCTCGCGCCCGGCGTGAAGGTGTCGGCCGTCTCTCCCGCCCCGTACACGACGGTCACGGTGCAGCAGGTGCTCGCTGTCGATGAGGCGGCCGCCGCCGAGCAGGTGCCGGCCGACGGCACCGAGGTGCGCACCCTCGCCCAGGTGGAAGCCCGGGACGAGGACGGGCGGTGGCCGCTGGGGTACGAGCTCGTCTTCAAGGCCCGCTCGGGCCGTTGGGAAGTCGCGGCGCTGGAGTCCGGGACGGTCCAGGACGGGGGTGCCCGGTGA
- a CDS encoding glycosyltransferase, protein MRVLLMAYGSRGDIEPLAGLAVGLRTLGAEVRVCAPPDEDFAQRLAGIGVPMVPVGPSARALMKAGPQPSSLPQRAAEIIASQFEAGAAAAEGCDVLLATGAMPAAAGARSVAEKLGIPSVSVTFQQLTLPSPARPPLAYPGRPFPSEVTDNRALWDLDARSINALFGDALNTNRASFGLPPVENVRDYVFGDRPWLATDPVLDPAQEALGFDIVQTGAWILPDTNPLPSELVAFLEAGAPPVYVGFGSMPLHTSTGAAQVVIEAVRAQGRRVIVASGWADLALIDDRDDCFVVGEVNQQALFPRMAAVVHHGGAGTTTTATQAGAPQVVVPQMADQPYWAGRVAELGIGVAHDGPTPTLDSLSAALRTALTPETRARAQAVVGTIRSDGTMVAARLLLDTVSQEGPPVSV, encoded by the coding sequence ATGCGTGTGTTGTTGATGGCGTACGGGTCGCGCGGGGACATCGAACCGCTGGCGGGACTCGCGGTGGGGTTGAGGACGCTTGGCGCGGAGGTGCGGGTGTGCGCGCCGCCGGACGAGGACTTCGCCCAGCGGTTGGCCGGTATCGGTGTGCCGATGGTGCCGGTCGGCCCGTCGGCCCGCGCCCTGATGAAGGCAGGGCCGCAGCCGTCGTCCCTGCCCCAGCGCGCAGCCGAGATCATCGCCAGCCAGTTCGAGGCGGGCGCCGCGGCGGCCGAGGGGTGCGACGTGCTGCTGGCTACTGGCGCGATGCCGGCCGCGGCCGGAGCCCGGTCGGTAGCCGAGAAGCTGGGCATCCCTTCCGTGTCCGTCACTTTCCAGCAGCTCACCCTGCCGTCGCCGGCGCGCCCACCGCTGGCGTACCCGGGGCGGCCGTTCCCGTCGGAGGTGACCGACAACCGGGCGCTGTGGGACCTGGACGCCCGGAGCATCAACGCGCTGTTCGGCGACGCGCTCAACACGAACCGGGCGTCGTTCGGCCTGCCGCCGGTGGAGAACGTCCGTGACTACGTCTTCGGCGACCGGCCGTGGCTGGCGACGGACCCGGTCCTCGACCCGGCGCAGGAGGCGCTGGGCTTCGACATCGTCCAGACCGGTGCATGGATCCTGCCCGACACCAATCCGCTCCCGTCCGAGCTTGTGGCGTTTCTGGAAGCCGGTGCGCCGCCGGTCTACGTGGGCTTCGGCAGCATGCCTCTGCACACGTCGACGGGCGCTGCCCAAGTGGTCATCGAGGCGGTCCGGGCGCAGGGGCGCCGCGTGATCGTGGCCAGTGGCTGGGCCGACCTCGCCCTGATCGACGACCGGGACGACTGCTTCGTCGTCGGCGAGGTCAACCAGCAGGCGCTGTTCCCCCGGATGGCCGCCGTCGTGCACCACGGTGGTGCGGGCACCACGACGACGGCCACCCAGGCCGGCGCACCGCAGGTGGTGGTGCCCCAGATGGCGGACCAGCCCTACTGGGCAGGCCGGGTGGCCGAGTTGGGCATCGGCGTGGCACACGATGGTCCGACCCCGACCCTCGATTCTCTGTCGGCCGCGCTCAGGACGGCGCTGACCCCCGAGACCCGCGCGCGAGCGCAGGCCGTGGTCGGCACGATCCGCTCCGATGGGACGATGGTGGCCGCGAGACTGCTGCTCGACACGGTCAGCCAAGAAGGGCCGCCAGTATCCGTGTGA
- a CDS encoding VOC family protein, translated as MNVSTSTLSLTVADVDTSRDFLCTHLGYQVAMADDGFASLTREDAALDIVLLRRGTEVLPEEQRDQEAGGLILAFTVTDLDAEEERLRAAGAPITMPLREEPWGERLFQLTDPNGVIVQLVEWAAPEQPAGGDENTAISVITPSADHVTVSPNATMSGLAAPSRGSAELSTWTVTMDAGATGPEHSISREQVWTVTAGALEVTCGGRTEKVLAGQTLILPPDLVRRIHAPEQAKAHVAMRSDAVASVPGTEGTRELPWAQ; from the coding sequence ATGAACGTATCCACCTCCACCCTCTCCCTGACCGTCGCCGACGTGGACACATCCCGTGACTTCCTCTGCACCCACCTCGGCTATCAGGTGGCCATGGCCGACGACGGCTTCGCCTCCCTGACCCGCGAGGACGCCGCCCTCGACATCGTCCTGCTTCGAAGAGGTACCGAAGTCCTCCCAGAAGAGCAGCGGGACCAGGAGGCGGGCGGCCTGATCCTCGCATTCACGGTCACCGACCTGGACGCCGAGGAAGAACGCCTGCGCGCCGCAGGGGCCCCCATCACCATGCCCCTGCGGGAAGAGCCCTGGGGCGAGCGGCTGTTCCAGCTGACCGACCCCAACGGGGTCATCGTCCAGCTGGTGGAATGGGCCGCCCCTGAGCAGCCCGCGGGCGGGGACGAGAACACCGCCATATCCGTGATCACCCCGTCGGCCGACCACGTCACCGTCTCGCCGAACGCCACCATGAGCGGCCTGGCGGCCCCCAGCCGTGGCAGCGCCGAACTCAGCACCTGGACCGTCACGATGGACGCCGGTGCGACCGGCCCTGAACACTCCATCAGCCGCGAACAGGTCTGGACGGTCACCGCGGGCGCTCTGGAAGTGACCTGCGGCGGCCGAACCGAGAAGGTCCTGGCTGGCCAGACTCTGATCCTGCCGCCGGACCTCGTCCGGCGGATCCACGCCCCGGAACAGGCCAAGGCCCACGTCGCGATGCGCTCCGACGCAGTCGCCTCCGTGCCCGGCACCGAGGGCACCCGCGAACTGCCCTGGGCACAGTGA
- a CDS encoding dihydrofolate reductase family protein: MRKLTYYIAATLDGYIAGPDDQYDFLPFEGEEAAAILANFPETMPTPAREPLGIADRAAQRFDTVIMGRATYEPGLKLGWTSPYAHLRQYVVSRTLISPDPAVTVAGDPVALVRELKGQDGLDIWLCGGGKLAAALRDEIDELIIKRHPIVIGSGIPLFDGPFTPTNFAPAATRTFDSGLTISTFSKVLPTADEQS; this comes from the coding sequence ATGCGCAAGCTGACCTACTACATCGCCGCCACCCTCGACGGCTACATCGCCGGCCCCGACGACCAGTACGACTTCCTCCCCTTCGAAGGGGAGGAAGCCGCCGCGATCCTGGCGAACTTCCCCGAGACCATGCCCACCCCCGCACGGGAGCCGCTGGGCATCGCCGACCGGGCCGCCCAGCGGTTCGACACGGTGATCATGGGCCGCGCGACCTACGAGCCGGGCCTGAAGCTGGGGTGGACCAGCCCGTACGCCCACCTCAGGCAGTACGTCGTCTCCCGCACGCTCATCAGTCCCGATCCGGCGGTGACCGTCGCGGGCGACCCCGTCGCGCTCGTCCGCGAGCTCAAGGGGCAGGACGGCCTGGACATCTGGCTGTGCGGCGGAGGCAAGTTGGCGGCCGCCCTGCGTGACGAGATAGACGAGTTGATCATCAAGCGGCACCCCATCGTCATCGGATCCGGCATCCCCCTGTTCGACGGCCCGTTCACCCCGACAAACTTCGCCCCGGCCGCCACGCGAACCTTCGACTCCGGCCTCACCATCAGCACCTTCTCGAAGGTGCTGCCCACAGCTGACGAGCAGAGCTGA
- a CDS encoding GNAT family N-acetyltransferase, which produces MSEHVHLTALHAVPAADAAAWHQVVAASMAHDLPGVPAPGPEQIHAQLTKPTLDSHRLTWLATTSDGAAVGVAGLRLFTSSGRDHLAELELHIDPAHRRQGTGSRLLSAVVAACRTENRRSLIVEAPADSPGEAFCERWSFRLALTLDHLVLRLDQLDEAAILRSAEAGHPGYRLTEWTGTVPDDLADAFATAKNAMNDMPVGDLDYGSVDWDADRVRAMAQVIADRGDMLLTIAAVHDDGTIAGFTEILLPQGASPRVQQYDTAVVPAHRGNGLGLWVKAAMVQRLRAEHPGVVEVETDNADDNVHMLAVNHALGFRSYRRTREFQLDVPAT; this is translated from the coding sequence TTGTCCGAGCACGTCCATCTCACTGCGCTCCATGCCGTCCCGGCCGCCGACGCCGCGGCCTGGCATCAGGTCGTTGCCGCCTCGATGGCCCACGACCTGCCCGGAGTACCAGCTCCCGGCCCCGAGCAGATCCACGCCCAGCTCACCAAGCCCACCCTGGACAGCCACCGGCTGACCTGGCTGGCCACCACGTCGGACGGTGCCGCGGTGGGAGTCGCGGGCCTGCGGCTGTTCACCTCCTCCGGGCGGGACCACCTGGCCGAACTGGAACTCCACATCGACCCCGCGCACCGGCGCCAGGGCACCGGCTCACGCCTGCTGTCGGCGGTCGTGGCCGCCTGCCGCACCGAGAACCGGCGCAGCCTGATCGTCGAAGCCCCGGCCGACAGCCCGGGCGAAGCCTTCTGCGAGAGGTGGAGCTTCCGCCTGGCGCTGACCCTGGATCATCTGGTCCTGCGTCTGGACCAGTTGGACGAGGCAGCCATTCTCCGAAGCGCCGAGGCCGGGCACCCCGGCTACCGGCTGACCGAGTGGACCGGCACGGTTCCCGACGACCTTGCTGACGCCTTCGCCACCGCCAAGAACGCGATGAACGACATGCCCGTCGGAGACCTGGACTACGGCAGCGTGGACTGGGACGCCGACCGTGTCCGCGCCATGGCTCAGGTGATCGCCGACCGCGGCGACATGCTGCTGACCATCGCCGCCGTCCACGACGACGGCACCATAGCCGGATTCACGGAGATCCTGCTTCCCCAGGGAGCGTCGCCGCGAGTCCAGCAGTACGACACGGCGGTCGTGCCCGCGCACCGCGGGAACGGACTGGGGTTGTGGGTCAAGGCCGCCATGGTGCAGAGGCTGCGCGCCGAGCACCCCGGTGTCGTCGAGGTCGAGACCGACAACGCCGACGACAACGTCCACATGCTCGCGGTCAACCACGCCCTTGGTTTCCGCTCCTACCGGCGCACGCGCGAGTTCCAGCTCGACGTGCCCGCGACCTGA
- a CDS encoding hemerythrin domain-containing protein yields MSDAIDLTVMYAMHDALRRELAHLERITTAVDRDPRYVLATAAGWQLFQKSLHAHHTAEDDALWPALRHSLAGRPQDLAVLEALEAEHAAIDPVIEAIDARLADPETDPLRLCELTDALATGLAGHLKHEEDAALPLIQRALTAEQWGHFGQVHAQRLAPDAPALLPWLLDGADELTVERLLAALPSPARATCTSQWLPAYTVLDRWSPGTAD; encoded by the coding sequence ATGAGCGACGCCATTGACTTGACCGTGATGTACGCGATGCACGATGCCCTGCGCCGGGAACTGGCCCATCTGGAGCGGATCACGACCGCCGTGGACCGTGACCCCCGGTATGTTCTGGCCACCGCTGCCGGATGGCAGCTGTTCCAGAAGTCTCTGCACGCCCACCACACGGCTGAGGACGACGCGTTGTGGCCGGCGCTGCGCCACAGTCTGGCCGGCCGCCCGCAGGACCTGGCTGTGCTGGAGGCACTGGAGGCTGAGCACGCCGCCATCGACCCGGTGATCGAGGCCATCGACGCGAGGCTGGCCGACCCGGAGACCGACCCCCTGCGGTTGTGCGAGCTGACCGACGCGCTGGCCACCGGCCTGGCCGGTCACCTCAAACACGAGGAGGACGCGGCGCTGCCGCTGATCCAGCGGGCATTGACGGCCGAGCAGTGGGGGCACTTCGGCCAGGTCCATGCGCAGCGGCTCGCCCCGGACGCGCCGGCGCTGCTGCCGTGGCTGCTGGACGGCGCCGACGAGCTGACGGTGGAGAGGCTGCTCGCTGCACTCCCCTCACCCGCGCGCGCCACCTGCACATCCCAGTGGCTCCCGGCTTACACCGTCCTGGACCGCTGGAGTCCCGGCACCGCGGACTGA